The following is a genomic window from Polyangiaceae bacterium.
GGTCGGTCGTAATCGGCGGCATTCGCCGATGGCGCATGAACGAATTGAAAAAGAACGGCAAGGATAACACATAAAGAAAGCCGCATGATTGACATGCAATCACGCAGCTTCCGCCACGTCAAGCGAGCTATATGCAGTATTTCCGGCATCCTACGCCGATTTGATATCAGCAATCGCTTTGACGCACGCTTCAAGATCGGCCTTGACGAGGCGGTCAACGGTGTGTTTCTTCCGGCCACGAAAAACTCGCCCAACCCCCTGGGATCGCAGGTGCACCGACCGCTTTCCAACATGGAAGCGTACTACAAGAAGGTGAACGATGCGCTGGAGGGCTTGAAGACGAAGCAAGAAGTTATCGCCAAGCTACGAGATATCGCGGACCCACTCACCAAAGGGACGTTCTTGTGATGGAGATCTACGACTCGATCGGCGTGAGAGGCTACGAGATCGTCCAGTGTCCAGGCGGCTACGATGACTGGCAACTCCTGGGCAACCTGGATGGCACACCGCGTCTTGCGACTTGGAAGCCTGTGGTCGTCAAACGTGTGCGCGGCAGCAAACGCGAAGCATTTCGTCCCGCGGATTTGCCGTATGAAGGAGGTTCACTCATCTTGCGTCGCTCCGCGGTGGATGTGCTGCGCGACATGCTCGAAGCGCACGGAGAGCTGTTGCCCTTGCAGGACGAAGGCGGCGTCGAGCTGTACGTGCTGAATCTGCGGGCCGTCGACGATGCACTGGACGAACCGCGTTCGAGTGTCAACTACGTCGGGGGAACCGACCGCATCAGCCGCATCAAGAAACCCGTGTTCATCCCGTCCGCGGTCGAAGGCGTGGACATCTTCAAGCTGCGGCGGAAGCTGAGCCAGATCTACTTCAGCGATCGCTTCGTCGCGCGTGTGAAGGCGGCCAAGCTGAAAGGTTTGAACTTCACCAAGGTGTGGTCTTCGGACGAACCTCTGTGATAAGTGGGCTCCATGGGCAAACCTGGGGCATACGAAAAAGCAAAGCGCAAGTGGAAAAAAGCCGAGCTGGATGAGATGACCGAAAAGTTTCAACAGCTCGGTGTGGAAAATCCAGAAGGCTGGGCGAGGACTCAGGTCATCGAGGGCATTCCAAACCTCCCGAAGATGATCTTTCTGAAGCTGATGTGGCGCACCATTGTGAAGGAAGGTGACTCCCAGTGGATCGACCGCGAGATTGCGGATGCGGAAAAGAATCCAAGCGATCCATTCATTGGTGGCGGCTTGGCATTAAAGAGCCTCCGCGCCAAAGGTGCGACCGACGAAGAGCTCATCGATGTCGTGCGCAATTTTCAGATGGAGTATTTGTGG
Proteins encoded in this region:
- a CDS encoding AHH domain-containing protein, translating into MIDMQSRSFRHVKRAICSISGILRRFDISNRFDARFKIGLDEAVNGVFLPATKNSPNPLGSQVHRPLSNMEAYYKKVNDALEGLKTKQEVIAKLRDIADPLTKGTFL